A single Desulfovibrio piger DNA region contains:
- a CDS encoding phage portal protein family protein has protein sequence MSTGGLYNADGTFVPFSAADLSTELATRQNAGMFFGELDGWLNTLPDPDPVLRKRGDEADVLRELSADDQVTTAMLSRKNRVLNCPHLSFRAGAPEGETPTPEAEELHRRFMRDLERANLRTIITGMLDAPFYGFTPMELVWRFDGDWWHIVDIVPKPYHWFRFDSRNNPVFVGEYGLYCADPRPLPPGKFVFVTHHATYDNPYGLRLLSRCLWPVSFKRGGLTFYARFVERHGMPWVVGEAPAQAKEPEKRDMARGLSRMVQDAVAVIPHGANVKLESAGQTQGAIHEDFLARQDRAISKVLMGQTLTIETDGKNSLAATEAHKSVADDLADADKAMVTDAWNEIAWLYAQVNAGPGVFAPLAEYDEPEDLNVQADLGKKIREMGAKFTREYFTGRFGLKPEEFTLEDEAMPPMEGNADFSAPADRETLADKAQKELDAAIGKLLPSTLRASTDFVTEVENAVREAKSFDELEEALAELLAPSMKPDELERFLALTMTAAAGHGAGAVREEEEEDDA, from the coding sequence ATGAGTACCGGCGGACTGTACAACGCAGACGGAACCTTTGTGCCGTTCAGTGCGGCGGATTTGAGCACGGAACTGGCGACGCGGCAAAACGCGGGGATGTTTTTCGGGGAACTGGACGGCTGGCTGAACACCCTGCCTGACCCGGACCCGGTGCTGCGCAAGCGCGGGGACGAGGCGGACGTGCTGCGGGAACTTTCTGCGGATGACCAGGTGACGACGGCCATGCTCTCCCGCAAGAACAGGGTATTGAACTGTCCTCACCTGTCGTTTCGTGCCGGAGCGCCGGAGGGCGAAACGCCCACACCGGAAGCGGAGGAACTGCACCGGCGTTTCATGCGGGACCTTGAGCGCGCCAACCTGCGCACAATCATTACCGGGATGCTGGATGCCCCCTTTTACGGTTTTACGCCTATGGAACTTGTCTGGCGCTTCGACGGGGACTGGTGGCATATCGTGGACATTGTGCCGAAGCCTTATCACTGGTTCCGGTTCGATAGCCGCAACAATCCCGTGTTCGTGGGGGAATACGGTCTGTATTGCGCGGACCCGCGTCCCCTGCCTCCGGGCAAGTTCGTGTTCGTCACGCATCATGCTACCTACGACAATCCCTATGGTCTGCGCCTGCTCTCTCGCTGCCTGTGGCCGGTGAGCTTCAAGCGCGGCGGTCTCACGTTTTACGCCCGCTTTGTGGAACGGCACGGGATGCCCTGGGTGGTAGGCGAGGCCCCGGCGCAGGCAAAAGAGCCGGAAAAGCGGGACATGGCGCGCGGGCTTTCACGCATGGTGCAGGATGCCGTGGCCGTCATCCCGCACGGGGCGAATGTCAAGCTGGAAAGCGCGGGGCAGACGCAGGGTGCGATTCATGAGGACTTTCTGGCCAGGCAGGACAGAGCTATCAGCAAGGTTCTCATGGGGCAGACGCTGACCATTGAAACCGACGGCAAGAACAGTCTGGCGGCCACGGAAGCGCACAAGAGTGTGGCCGACGACCTGGCGGACGCGGACAAGGCCATGGTCACGGACGCTTGGAACGAGATCGCCTGGCTGTATGCTCAGGTCAACGCCGGGCCTGGCGTTTTTGCGCCGCTGGCAGAGTATGACGAACCCGAAGATTTGAACGTGCAGGCTGACCTTGGCAAGAAAATCCGGGAAATGGGCGCGAAGTTCACGCGGGAATACTTCACCGGTCGTTTTGGCCTCAAGCCGGAGGAGTTCACGCTTGAGGATGAAGCCATGCCGCCGATGGAGGGAAACGCGGATTTTTCGGCTCCGGCGGACAGAGAAACACTGGCCGACAAGGCTCAGAAAGAGCTTGACGCGGCCATAGGGAAATTGTTGCCCTCCACGCTCCGTGCCAGCACGGATTTTGTCACGGAAGTTGAGAATGCGGTCAGGGAGGCAAAGAGTTTCGACGAGCTGGAAGAAGCTCTGGCGGAACTGCTGGCCCCCTCCATGAAGCCGGACGAGCTGGAAAGGTTCCTGGCCCTCACCATGACGGCGGCTGCCGGACACGGTGCGGGAGCCGTGCGGGAAGAAGAGGAAGAGGATGACGCATGA
- a CDS encoding phage minor head protein has product MKLPGWEIIDEGVTPEAAIAWWKQRAKLTDAEARALTEGARQRAFYVTGLARRDLVQMVSDGIQAALENGETLDSFRDRITDAIRAEGWHDRRVELIFRTNMQSAYAAGRWKKIQAVKASRPYLQYVARMVRTRPSHAILHLLVYPVDHEFWKTNYPPNGFRCHCHVVTLSSRQVEKRGLTVQKEMPKSGVWKDPKTGYEYFVHFPGADKGFRGNPGMDWLDGLDLKKYPDLNKKSYAEQRGPASTTSDTVEKALGIRKGPPMDYREAAEKANPNFHVDTAYQINCQRCVPVYELRRRGYPVTAMPKRNQYDGKANACLYGYECFDSPQVKGVWGRHPVLNKTDLLKALKDLPDGARVGIIWAWPGKSRSGHTTVCEKINGKLIFMDPQTGKIGDETLGKAHRSFGYSWYRMDDLELNQDMDWAQVASKE; this is encoded by the coding sequence ATGAAGCTGCCGGGCTGGGAAATCATTGACGAAGGCGTCACGCCGGAAGCCGCCATAGCCTGGTGGAAGCAACGCGCCAAACTGACGGATGCGGAAGCCAGGGCATTGACGGAAGGAGCGAGACAACGCGCGTTCTATGTCACAGGACTGGCACGGCGTGACCTGGTGCAAATGGTGAGCGACGGCATCCAGGCCGCGCTTGAAAACGGGGAAACTCTGGACTCTTTCCGGGATCGCATCACGGATGCCATACGCGCGGAAGGCTGGCACGACCGGCGCGTGGAACTCATATTCCGAACCAATATGCAGTCGGCCTACGCCGCCGGACGCTGGAAAAAGATTCAGGCGGTCAAGGCGTCCCGTCCCTATCTGCAATATGTGGCGCGCATGGTCCGCACCCGGCCAAGCCATGCCATTCTGCACCTGCTTGTCTATCCCGTGGATCACGAGTTCTGGAAAACGAACTACCCGCCCAACGGCTTCCGTTGTCATTGTCATGTGGTGACGCTTTCTTCCAGGCAAGTGGAAAAGCGCGGTCTGACGGTACAGAAGGAGATGCCGAAATCCGGCGTCTGGAAGGACCCGAAGACCGGCTATGAGTATTTCGTGCATTTTCCCGGTGCGGACAAGGGCTTCCGTGGCAATCCGGGCATGGACTGGCTGGACGGCCTGGACCTCAAAAAGTACCCGGACCTGAACAAAAAGAGCTATGCGGAACAGCGCGGCCCGGCTTCGACAACTTCCGATACCGTGGAAAAAGCCCTCGGAATCAGGAAAGGTCCGCCTATGGACTACAGGGAAGCGGCGGAAAAGGCGAACCCCAATTTTCATGTGGATACGGCATATCAAATCAACTGTCAGCGCTGTGTTCCGGTCTATGAATTACGACGGCGGGGATATCCTGTAACGGCTATGCCAAAACGAAACCAGTATGACGGGAAGGCAAATGCCTGCCTTTATGGCTATGAGTGCTTCGATTCTCCGCAGGTCAAAGGGGTCTGGGGAAGGCATCCGGTTTTGAATAAAACGGACTTGCTCAAGGCTCTGAAAGACTTGCCAGATGGCGCAAGGGTAGGCATAATATGGGCGTGGCCGGGAAAAAGTCGCAGCGGACACACGACGGTTTGCGAAAAGATAAACGGCAAGCTGATTTTCATGGATCCGCAAACGGGTAAAATCGGTGATGAGACACTCGGCAAGGCCCACAGGAGTTTTGGTTATTCCTGGTACAGGATGGATGACCTGGAGCTGAATCAAGATATGGACTGGGCACAAGTAGCCAGCAAGGAATAA
- a CDS encoding phage protease produces MENKWIEIARTGTFTDSSGREQTFTAGDLDAIARSYDPQKRDAPLCFGHPQSDRAPAFGWVDRLKSEGGRLYASFSQVPDEVRDLVARGRYRHVSMSLMPDRVSLRHVALLGAAQPAIDGLAAVEFADGGDAITVEFAAPRGEGDSMSIEELQRQVGQLTAQLETLKAENASLKKQAESSKQDKEKAESAKADAEKKADQAHADFAAYREKVEGERREARVSELVKAGKVKPAEKASVLDFAAKLATQTGTVDFAAPDGKTESLSMEERYFRELEARPVDERAFNFSAPPSHTGGEPGFDYAKMAAKL; encoded by the coding sequence ATGGAGAACAAATGGATCGAGATAGCCCGCACGGGGACATTTACGGATAGCTCCGGGCGCGAACAGACGTTTACAGCGGGAGACCTGGACGCCATAGCGCGGAGTTACGATCCGCAAAAACGGGACGCGCCGCTCTGTTTCGGGCATCCGCAAAGCGACAGGGCTCCGGCCTTCGGCTGGGTGGACCGGCTGAAAAGCGAAGGCGGCAGGCTGTACGCCAGCTTCTCCCAGGTGCCGGACGAAGTTAGGGACCTGGTGGCCAGGGGGCGCTACCGGCATGTGAGTATGAGTCTGATGCCGGACCGGGTGAGCCTACGGCATGTGGCGCTTCTGGGAGCGGCGCAACCGGCCATAGACGGGCTGGCCGCTGTGGAATTTGCAGACGGCGGCGACGCCATAACCGTGGAATTTGCCGCCCCGCGCGGCGAAGGAGACAGCATGAGTATTGAGGAACTGCAACGGCAGGTGGGTCAGCTCACGGCGCAGCTTGAGACGCTGAAAGCGGAAAACGCGAGCCTGAAAAAGCAGGCTGAAAGCAGCAAACAGGACAAGGAAAAGGCCGAAAGCGCCAAAGCCGACGCGGAAAAGAAGGCGGACCAGGCGCACGCGGACTTTGCCGCCTACCGAGAAAAGGTGGAAGGCGAGCGTCGGGAGGCGCGCGTTTCCGAGCTGGTGAAAGCCGGGAAGGTGAAGCCCGCCGAAAAAGCCTCCGTTCTGGACTTTGCGGCCAAGCTGGCGACGCAGACGGGAACCGTGGACTTTGCGGCCCCGGACGGAAAAACGGAAAGCCTGAGCATGGAAGAACGCTATTTCCGCGAACTGGAAGCACGCCCCGTGGATGAACGGGCTTTCAACTTTTCCGCGCCTCCGTCCCATACGGGCGGCGAACCCGGCTTTGATTACGCCAAGATGGCGGCCAAACTGTAG
- a CDS encoding major capsid protein has product MLAHLKGLFTPDAIAASLESLPPLETTVMDNLFKDRPTHPLPLIGISELKAVVQSVPVVRRDGTPVSLKGESVDMEFVAPLPIKVQIPVSASELNDLRVLFGNKAALTAWRTRKVDQIRQTVRNTVEGMCSVVASTGKLTWPVDMEGGRREVYEIDYGPLLSFEPAAKLTTSSKVSDVYRLLRGMEQEVKHAGLGGSVEFWAGPDVAAVLLDIVEKYTSTAESKPYRLELKDGRAEVGGYTIRFMDETYPNPEDDGEWLPKLEPKTLLAVAKNQPGKVWYCAIDSISANNAATPLHIVPVPRQDDSGIMLIGQAKPLPARPSRASCKAIVVD; this is encoded by the coding sequence ATGCTTGCGCATCTGAAAGGACTTTTTACGCCGGATGCCATTGCGGCATCGCTGGAGTCGCTGCCGCCGCTGGAAACCACGGTCATGGACAATCTTTTCAAAGACAGACCCACGCATCCGCTGCCGCTTATCGGTATTTCCGAGCTGAAAGCCGTGGTGCAGTCGGTTCCGGTGGTGCGGCGTGACGGTACGCCCGTTTCGTTGAAGGGCGAAAGCGTGGACATGGAGTTCGTGGCCCCGCTGCCCATCAAGGTGCAGATTCCGGTATCAGCCAGCGAGCTGAACGACTTGCGCGTGCTTTTCGGGAACAAGGCGGCGCTGACGGCCTGGCGCACGCGCAAGGTGGATCAGATTCGCCAGACCGTGCGCAATACCGTTGAGGGTATGTGTTCCGTGGTGGCATCCACGGGCAAACTGACCTGGCCCGTGGACATGGAAGGTGGACGCCGTGAAGTCTATGAAATCGACTACGGCCCGCTGCTTTCCTTTGAACCTGCCGCGAAGCTGACGACCTCTTCCAAAGTTTCGGACGTGTACCGACTGCTGCGAGGCATGGAGCAGGAAGTGAAACACGCCGGGCTTGGCGGAAGCGTAGAGTTCTGGGCCGGGCCTGACGTGGCAGCCGTGCTGCTGGACATTGTGGAGAAGTACACGTCCACGGCGGAAAGCAAGCCGTACCGCCTGGAGCTGAAAGACGGGCGCGCGGAAGTGGGCGGTTACACCATCCGCTTCATGGATGAAACGTATCCGAACCCGGAAGACGACGGGGAATGGCTGCCTAAGCTGGAGCCCAAGACCCTGCTGGCAGTGGCGAAGAATCAGCCTGGCAAGGTATGGTACTGCGCCATTGACTCCATTTCGGCCAACAACGCGGCCACGCCGCTGCATATTGTGCCTGTGCCCCGCCAGGACGACAGCGGCATCATGCTCATCGGACAGGCGAAGCCTCTTCCGGCGCGTCCTTCGCGGGCGAGCTGCAAGGCGATAGTGGTCGATTAG
- a CDS encoding phage protein Gp36 family protein, with protein sequence MLLCRREHIIDLLHAKYVAACEEQNPGLVERTIEAVSGEVSDALSYRYPQPWPYVPELVRYITAVISAYRVVEGITSLVDTEASSDNEWLPLQKQWKYCTDLLEDIVSGKQKLPLSEANPDREDPTFAVVSRPPLFDLRGL encoded by the coding sequence ATGCTGTTATGCCGTAGAGAACATATCATCGACCTGCTGCACGCAAAATATGTGGCGGCCTGCGAGGAGCAAAACCCCGGCCTTGTGGAGCGCACCATCGAAGCCGTATCCGGGGAGGTAAGCGACGCGCTTTCCTATCGCTATCCGCAACCCTGGCCGTATGTGCCGGAACTGGTGCGTTACATCACCGCCGTCATCAGCGCGTACCGCGTAGTGGAAGGTATCACGTCCTTGGTGGATACGGAGGCGAGCAGCGACAACGAATGGCTCCCCCTGCAAAAACAGTGGAAGTATTGCACGGACCTTCTGGAAGACATTGTTTCCGGCAAACAGAAGCTGCCGCTTTCGGAAGCGAACCCGGACCGGGAAGACCCCACCTTTGCCGTGGTGAGTCGCCCGCCGCTGTTTGATTTGCGGGGGCTGTGA
- a CDS encoding phage virion morphogenesis protein has protein sequence MAARNGVSLNWGGLDRALETAGRGLESRRLALMEVVGDTLLSGTHERFDAEEDPEGKKWEPSARAREEGGKTLDDSSALRDSLDYLALPDRVMVGSNLPYARIHQKGGKTSPHVIRPKRKKALAFGGIVRKKVNHPGSDIPARPYLGVSEKDMDEVRAVMADFMKNAFSR, from the coding sequence ATGGCGGCGCGCAACGGCGTTTCCCTGAACTGGGGCGGCCTTGACCGGGCATTGGAAACGGCGGGCCGTGGACTGGAATCACGGCGGCTGGCGCTTATGGAAGTGGTGGGCGACACGCTTTTGTCCGGCACGCATGAACGCTTTGACGCGGAAGAAGACCCGGAAGGCAAAAAATGGGAGCCCTCGGCACGGGCACGCGAGGAAGGCGGCAAGACGCTGGATGACAGCAGCGCGCTTCGTGACTCCCTGGATTACCTTGCACTGCCGGACAGAGTCATGGTGGGCAGCAATCTTCCTTACGCACGCATTCATCAGAAAGGTGGCAAAACATCCCCGCACGTTATCAGGCCCAAACGCAAGAAGGCGCTGGCTTTCGGAGGAATCGTGCGGAAGAAGGTCAATCATCCGGGATCGGACATTCCGGCCCGTCCGTACCTTGGCGTTTCTGAAAAAGATATGGACGAGGTTCGCGCGGTCATGGCCGATTTCATGAAAAACGCCTTCTCCCGGTAG
- a CDS encoding DUF2586 domain-containing protein: MGDVLTYLIDGTSGLAPGGVDGKAIVAGVCSKGTVGKAYLIGKRTNLEDMLGTGPLVEHVRDMLVTGGQEPVIVAVPVQGQQAGYISDAVVTGSEVTPQVSGVAAKNADIVVKVETPGAIGTATLKISTDGGKTFGEASPSSEQVVIGTSEDATGATLVFPEDAELEADAEYVVTVRCAVGPVSRVGDEDSPQVTVAAEKGGVLAGAELVIQIVKGGGLNTGTYQISTDGGDNFERERTIPVDGKLTLSDFGVTVTFPDGSYTAGTTYECRLLAPTPSIMDVMDALESPLALYDVEFVHIAGETDSVDWTAAQTKAEELWNLQRPTYFKMETRLPRDGEDLNDFAAYLLAEKQGFAGRFVTVCCQYGEVTDSTGASRLRNAGGLQAGRVMSIPVQRATGRVKDGPVSQLSLPEGWEAVQSTLEDAGYLTAKKYAGLDGVYWGDSRTMADATSDYRYEEVLRTVFKAVRLMRVAALKSMYDEAGDPLRPDSATGLAYLQASLENALDTMVKANPRELAAYVVDIASGQDIANNGVAVDITLIGIGIIRQIKLYPRYVYAGSTFDPRMAA, translated from the coding sequence ATGGGCGACGTACTGACCTATCTTATAGACGGCACGTCCGGGCTTGCGCCGGGCGGCGTGGACGGCAAGGCCATTGTGGCGGGCGTATGCTCCAAGGGAACCGTGGGCAAGGCGTATCTTATCGGCAAGCGCACTAACCTTGAAGATATGCTGGGCACGGGGCCGCTGGTGGAGCATGTACGGGACATGCTTGTCACGGGCGGGCAGGAACCTGTCATCGTGGCCGTGCCCGTACAGGGGCAGCAGGCGGGCTACATCAGCGATGCCGTGGTCACAGGTAGCGAGGTGACGCCCCAGGTCTCCGGTGTGGCGGCGAAGAATGCGGATATCGTGGTAAAGGTCGAAACACCCGGCGCCATCGGTACGGCCACGCTGAAGATCAGCACAGACGGCGGAAAAACCTTCGGAGAAGCAAGCCCCTCTTCCGAACAGGTAGTCATCGGCACCAGTGAAGACGCGACCGGAGCCACGCTGGTATTCCCGGAGGACGCGGAGCTGGAAGCCGACGCGGAATACGTCGTGACGGTACGCTGCGCCGTGGGTCCGGTCAGCCGTGTGGGCGATGAAGACAGTCCGCAGGTGACGGTTGCGGCGGAGAAAGGCGGAGTGCTGGCCGGGGCTGAGCTGGTGATCCAGATTGTCAAAGGCGGCGGCCTGAACACGGGCACTTATCAGATTTCCACGGACGGCGGGGATAATTTCGAGCGTGAGCGTACTATCCCTGTGGATGGGAAGCTGACGCTTTCAGATTTCGGCGTGACCGTGACGTTCCCGGACGGGAGCTATACAGCGGGCACCACCTACGAATGCCGCCTGCTGGCTCCCACTCCGTCCATCATGGACGTGATGGACGCCCTGGAAAGCCCGCTTGCCCTGTATGATGTGGAATTTGTCCATATCGCCGGGGAGACGGATTCCGTGGACTGGACAGCGGCGCAGACCAAGGCGGAAGAACTCTGGAACCTGCAACGCCCGACGTACTTCAAGATGGAGACGCGCCTTCCGCGCGACGGTGAAGACCTGAACGACTTTGCCGCATATCTGCTGGCGGAGAAACAGGGCTTTGCCGGTCGGTTCGTTACCGTCTGCTGCCAGTACGGAGAAGTCACGGACAGCACGGGAGCCAGCCGGCTGCGCAACGCGGGCGGTTTGCAGGCCGGGCGCGTGATGTCCATTCCCGTGCAGCGGGCCACGGGCCGCGTGAAGGACGGACCGGTATCGCAGCTTTCCCTGCCGGAAGGATGGGAAGCCGTGCAGAGCACGCTGGAAGATGCCGGATATCTGACGGCGAAGAAATACGCCGGGCTTGACGGTGTGTATTGGGGCGATTCCCGCACCATGGCGGACGCCACCAGCGATTACCGCTACGAGGAAGTGCTGCGCACGGTGTTCAAGGCCGTGCGGCTCATGCGCGTGGCGGCGCTCAAGAGCATGTACGACGAAGCCGGGGACCCGCTGCGCCCGGATTCCGCCACGGGACTGGCGTATTTGCAGGCCAGCCTTGAAAACGCCTTGGATACCATGGTCAAGGCCAACCCCAGGGAGCTTGCGGCGTATGTGGTGGACATTGCCTCCGGTCAGGACATAGCCAACAACGGCGTAGCCGTGGACATTACCCTGATAGGCATTGGCATCATCCGCCAGATCAAGCTCTACCCGCGCTATGTGTACGCGGGTTCCACCTTCGACCCGCGCATGGCCGCATAA